A stretch of Carnobacteriaceae bacterium zg-C25 DNA encodes these proteins:
- a CDS encoding PBP1A family penicillin-binding protein: MKNFWHSLNAFLKKYHIIKLLFTISLLMMLLLSSYLIFLAKITDVKNLQNTLSHRTIIYDESGNEAGQLLNQKGTYIGLNDVSPYFIDGVIATEDQRFYDHKGYDAMGIARASVSFLTSGFSKDGGGGSTLTQQLAKNAYLTQKQSFLRKFQELFLAIEIEKYYSKDDILTMYINHAYFGEGVWGVEDASHKYFGKSAKELNIQEAAMLTGMLKGPNLYNPYNNEQVAKNRRDTVLEVMLGAKKITQQQYDEAVNTTIQLNDTYHEVSHYRYPYYFDAVIAEAVDVYGISEDDLYTKGYKIYTSLNQNYQKTLETHAEDETLFPNNPNVLVQNAAMVTNPKTGGIQAIVGGRGKHVYRGFNRAYQMHRQPGSVLKPLVVYTPALEMGYTPRSVLLDEVVSYGSDQYTPQNWDYQTVGSLPMYQALALSKNTSAVWLLNEIGIDKGLEKLSLFGIETTPDDRYLGVALGGMTKGTTVKAINEAYTAFANDGVRLESYLITKIEDVNGEVVTQKTFTTQHHVMDATVASQMTQMMMGVYQDGGTAPMATYNNLKIAGKTGTTESTVDSSDMWAVGYTKDFVYTTWIGYDETTDENYLKMNEGDSIKPLFKETINDLLAHSPQTPFHLESVHESVVKEQEEAKKRNWFQSIQENVGSFVDQQLNHLKSLFKQWFP, translated from the coding sequence ATGAAAAACTTTTGGCATTCTTTGAATGCCTTTTTAAAAAAATATCATATCATTAAATTACTATTTACCATTTCGTTATTGATGATGCTACTATTGAGTAGTTATTTGATTTTTTTAGCAAAGATAACCGATGTTAAAAACTTACAAAATACACTGTCGCATCGCACCATTATTTATGATGAAAGTGGCAATGAAGCCGGGCAATTACTCAATCAAAAAGGAACGTACATTGGTTTAAATGATGTTTCGCCGTATTTTATTGATGGTGTCATTGCAACAGAAGATCAACGATTCTATGACCATAAAGGATACGATGCGATGGGGATTGCTCGAGCATCTGTCAGTTTTTTGACGAGTGGTTTTTCGAAAGATGGCGGTGGTGGCTCTACACTGACGCAACAACTGGCTAAAAATGCTTATTTGACACAAAAGCAAAGCTTTTTGAGAAAATTTCAAGAGTTATTTTTAGCCATTGAAATTGAAAAATACTATTCAAAAGACGATATTCTCACCATGTACATCAATCATGCGTATTTTGGCGAGGGTGTTTGGGGTGTTGAAGATGCATCGCATAAATATTTCGGTAAATCAGCAAAAGAGCTAAACATACAAGAAGCTGCTATGCTGACTGGAATGTTAAAAGGGCCTAACTTATATAACCCGTACAACAATGAACAAGTTGCCAAAAATCGACGGGATACGGTGCTTGAAGTAATGTTAGGTGCTAAAAAGATTACACAGCAACAATATGATGAAGCAGTAAACACCACAATCCAACTCAATGATACATACCATGAAGTGTCGCATTATCGCTATCCGTATTATTTTGATGCGGTGATTGCTGAAGCGGTTGACGTGTATGGGATTAGTGAGGACGATTTGTATACAAAAGGCTATAAAATTTATACGTCTTTAAATCAAAATTATCAAAAAACGTTAGAAACGCATGCTGAAGATGAAACGTTGTTTCCGAATAATCCAAATGTACTAGTGCAAAATGCTGCCATGGTCACAAATCCTAAAACGGGAGGGATACAAGCGATTGTTGGTGGGCGTGGAAAGCATGTTTATCGCGGATTTAATCGCGCGTATCAAATGCATCGTCAACCTGGATCGGTTTTAAAACCGTTAGTTGTATACACGCCGGCGTTAGAAATGGGTTATACACCAAGAAGTGTTTTATTAGACGAAGTTGTTTCGTACGGTAGTGATCAATACACACCGCAAAATTGGGATTATCAAACGGTAGGTAGCTTGCCGATGTATCAAGCGCTTGCGTTATCTAAAAATACGAGTGCCGTATGGTTGTTGAATGAAATTGGTATCGATAAAGGACTTGAAAAATTGTCTCTTTTCGGCATTGAAACAACACCAGATGATCGTTATTTAGGTGTTGCATTGGGTGGTATGACAAAAGGGACAACGGTTAAGGCAATTAATGAGGCGTATACGGCATTTGCTAATGACGGGGTTCGTTTAGAAAGCTACTTGATTACGAAAATTGAAGATGTTAATGGTGAAGTGGTGACACAAAAAACGTTTACAACACAACATCACGTCATGGATGCAACAGTTGCTTCACAGATGACACAAATGATGATGGGGGTTTATCAAGACGGTGGGACTGCTCCGATGGCAACTTATAACAATTTGAAAATTGCTGGAAAAACAGGGACTACCGAGTCAACTGTTGATTCGTCAGATATGTGGGCTGTTGGGTATACGAAAGATTTTGTCTATACAACGTGGATTGGATACGATGAGACGACTGACGAAAACTACTTAAAAATGAATGAGGGCGATAGCATTAAACCGTTATTTAAAGAAACAATAAACGATTTACTAGCGCATTCACCACAAACGCCATTTCATTTGGAATCGGTTCATGAAAGTGTTGTCAAAGAACAAGAAGAGGCGAAAAAACGCAATTGGTTCCAAAGTATACAAGAAAATGTTGGTTCATTCGTTGATCAGCAATTAAATCATTTAAAATCGCTATTTAAACAATGGTTTCCGTAG
- a CDS encoding CCA tRNA nucleotidyltransferase: MNNHFEQAYPVLDKIEKAGFQAYFVGGCVRDYLLNKTIADVDIATSAYPQEIKSIFQTTFDVGIEHGTVLVLYHQVGYEITTFRTESTYQDFRRPDQVTFVRDLKDDLMRRDFTINALAMDKSGKIFDYYNGQNDLHEGIIRAVGSPTERFHEDALRMMRGVRFSAQLGFDIEPKTLRGIAENAHLLEKIAVERIAVELQKLFASTNKQKGIHYLLEANLHRYCPQMAHLSEALLKLATLPVFKDDYVNWGLLMYFGQLTIHEAKAFLKKWKLSNEIINKSIALMEVIAYRLSCAKFENTFLFLHEEDVVENAQQFLSDAYDTFVYEDTALLFSQLPLRSTKDLAVNGRDIMQLLNRHQSGAFIGEIIKTLTHKVLSLELKNTKNDLSHYILTHFSHYKG; encoded by the coding sequence ATGAACAATCATTTTGAACAAGCCTATCCCGTACTGGATAAAATAGAAAAAGCAGGATTTCAAGCCTATTTTGTCGGTGGGTGTGTTAGAGATTATTTGTTAAATAAAACCATTGCTGATGTGGATATTGCAACCAGTGCCTATCCACAAGAGATTAAATCTATTTTTCAAACGACATTTGATGTGGGCATTGAGCATGGAACGGTGCTGGTATTGTATCATCAAGTCGGTTATGAAATTACCACTTTTCGTACGGAAAGCACTTATCAAGATTTTAGAAGACCCGATCAAGTGACGTTTGTCAGAGATTTGAAAGATGATTTAATGCGACGTGATTTTACAATTAATGCGCTAGCCATGGATAAATCGGGTAAAATATTCGATTATTATAACGGTCAAAACGATTTACATGAAGGTATTATACGTGCTGTAGGATCACCGACAGAAAGATTTCATGAAGATGCGTTACGGATGATGCGCGGTGTACGATTTAGTGCGCAGTTAGGGTTTGATATTGAACCTAAAACATTACGAGGTATTGCTGAAAATGCACATTTATTAGAGAAAATTGCCGTAGAACGTATAGCAGTAGAACTACAAAAGCTATTTGCTTCAACGAATAAGCAAAAAGGCATTCATTATTTACTGGAAGCTAATTTGCATCGTTATTGTCCACAAATGGCGCATTTAAGTGAAGCGTTATTAAAATTAGCGACATTGCCTGTGTTTAAGGACGATTACGTCAATTGGGGATTACTCATGTACTTTGGGCAATTGACGATTCATGAAGCAAAAGCATTTTTAAAAAAATGGAAACTATCCAATGAAATCATTAACAAAAGTATCGCGTTAATGGAAGTCATTGCTTATCGTTTATCATGTGCTAAATTTGAGAATACCTTTTTGTTTTTACACGAAGAAGATGTGGTTGAAAATGCACAACAATTTTTAAGCGATGCCTACGATACGTTTGTCTATGAAGATACTGCATTACTTTTCAGTCAATTGCCTTTACGCAGCACAAAAGATTTAGCAGTAAACGGGCGTGATATTATGCAATTGTTAAATCGACATCAATCTGGTGCGTTTATTGGTGAAATTATCAAAACATTAACGCATAAAGTTCTGTCTCTTGAATTGAAAAATACAAAAAATGATTTATCACATTATATTTTGACACATTTTTCACACTATAAAGGATAA
- a CDS encoding HU family DNA-binding protein has translation MANRADLVERVANETGFTKKDVALTVDALFDTIQAALAKGEKVQIIGFGNFEVRERAARKGRNPQTGEEIKIKASKVPGFKAGKALKDAVK, from the coding sequence ATGGCAAATAGAGCAGACTTAGTAGAACGCGTAGCAAACGAAACAGGCTTCACAAAAAAAGATGTTGCTTTAACAGTTGATGCGTTATTCGATACAATTCAAGCAGCTTTAGCTAAAGGCGAAAAAGTTCAAATTATTGGTTTTGGTAACTTTGAAGTTCGTGAGCGTGCAGCCCGTAAAGGTCGCAACCCTCAAACAGGTGAGGAAATTAAAATTAAAGCAAGTAAAGTACCAGGTTTCAAAGCTGGTAAAGCATTGAAAGATGCAGTTAAATAA
- a CDS encoding tetratricopeptide repeat protein, producing the protein MVALDQRIIESLTQNSQETFKLIEEYAKYCEDTLDVQSGYDLALRIQELGFIEEALALTNRLYDVYPDDALVLLRAELCIDKNELDEAIDQLLHIEEDSDYYVSALLVMADAYQQLELYEVALEKLKLAKRLAKDEPVIDLALFELYFYMGENQKAYQSLVSLEHNELIEESIYVKKMARVLGAMGEYEEVVSSLDQLSSEEHDSESLFELGLAYYQLKEYSRAHHQFKELLQKDPDFYSAYYYFGTSAIDCGFMDEGITYLEMALQHNPYHETLYVTLFDVYQKKNDVDKINALGESAQQNNIDGLSWMIKWSRHLLHFEEYDTVIEQIERYFEMDDEESELYWILASAYAALEDDVNAQKWYEQAYLIFEDNVEFLQEYALYLREIGKRDLFETMMSRIKTLDGSQVDEFGEDF; encoded by the coding sequence ATGGTTGCATTAGATCAACGAATTATTGAATCATTAACACAAAATTCACAAGAAACGTTTAAATTAATAGAAGAGTATGCTAAATATTGTGAAGATACTTTAGATGTCCAGTCGGGGTATGATTTGGCTTTGCGTATTCAGGAACTAGGTTTTATTGAAGAAGCGTTAGCGTTGACCAATCGTTTGTACGATGTCTACCCGGATGACGCGTTAGTTTTATTACGTGCAGAATTATGTATTGATAAAAATGAATTGGATGAAGCAATTGATCAATTGTTACACATTGAAGAAGATAGTGATTATTATGTATCTGCTTTATTAGTCATGGCAGACGCTTATCAACAGTTAGAATTGTATGAGGTGGCGTTAGAAAAACTAAAACTAGCAAAACGATTAGCCAAAGATGAGCCTGTTATTGATTTAGCTTTGTTTGAACTGTATTTTTATATGGGTGAAAACCAAAAAGCGTATCAATCGTTAGTGTCACTTGAACATAATGAATTGATTGAAGAGAGTATCTACGTTAAAAAAATGGCGAGAGTTTTAGGGGCAATGGGTGAATATGAAGAAGTTGTGAGCAGTTTAGACCAGTTATCTAGCGAAGAACACGATTCTGAAAGTTTATTTGAATTGGGATTGGCTTACTATCAATTAAAAGAGTATTCTCGAGCGCATCATCAATTTAAAGAGCTATTACAAAAAGACCCTGATTTCTATTCGGCGTATTATTACTTCGGTACATCGGCTATTGATTGTGGTTTTATGGATGAAGGCATTACCTATTTAGAGATGGCTTTACAACACAATCCGTATCACGAAACGCTATATGTGACGTTGTTTGATGTGTATCAAAAGAAAAATGACGTTGATAAAATCAATGCGTTAGGTGAATCGGCGCAACAAAACAACATTGATGGCCTTTCTTGGATGATTAAGTGGTCGCGTCATTTATTGCATTTTGAAGAATACGATACCGTTATTGAACAGATTGAACGGTATTTTGAAATGGACGATGAAGAAAGTGAGCTTTACTGGATTTTAGCGAGTGCCTATGCCGCTTTAGAAGATGATGTGAATGCGCAAAAATGGTATGAACAGGCGTATCTCATTTTTGAAGATAACGTTGAATTTTTACAAGAATACGCTTTGTATTTACGAGAAATTGGGAAACGTGATTTGTTTGAAACGATGATGTCACGTATTAAAACGCTTGATGGTAGTCAAGTGGATGAATTTGGAGAAGATTTTTAA